GAGGCCGGCCGGCGGACCCTCGCCGCGCACGGCGTGCCCGACTTCTCCTGGGCCGAGCACGAGCGGTACGTCGGGATCAGCACTCGGGAGACGGTCGCCCTGTGGAAGCGGGCCTACGGTCTCACCGCCTCCGTCGCCGACCTCCTCGCCGACACCGACCGCCGCTATCTGGAGCTGGCCGCCGCCGGAACGCGCGTATACCCGCAGATGCGGGCGTTCGTGGAGCTGCTCGCGGCCGAGGAGGTGCCGATGGCGGTGGCGTCGGGGTCGTCGCGGGCGGCCATCGGCGCGATCCTCACGGGGACCGGCCTCGACGCGTACCTGCGCACGACCGTGTCGGCGGACGAGGTGGCCCGGGGCAAGCCCGCGCCCGACGTGTTCCTCGAGGCGGCCCGGCGGCTCGGCGCGGCCCCGGCCGACTGCGTGGTCGTCGAGGACGCGGATCCCGGCGCCGCCGCCGCGCGCGCGGCCGGGATGCGGTGCATCGCGGTTCCCTCTGTGCCGGCCCAGGCGGACGACCCGGCGTTCGCGGCGGCGGGGCTGCTGGTGCGGGGCGGCCAGCGGGCGTTCACGGCGGCGGACGCGTGGGAGTGGCTGGCGCGACGGAACGGCTGACTCGAACCGGTCGCTCCTGACCCGTTGACCGCCACCCGCCCCCTGCCTATCGTCTGGTCGGCACCTCGTACGTCGTTCGAGATAACGAACCGTTCCCTGGCGCGTGGCGCGTACTGGACAGCGCCCGTCCCCGACGGCCGGCGCGAGACGTCTCTCCCTCGGGGCCCTCCCTCGGGCCCCTCGCTCCGCACGCGCCGCCGCACGCACCGCCGCACGCACCGCCGCGCGCACCGCCGCGCGACCCGCACGCACCCAGGACGACCGGCCCACGGAGGCGCAACCATGGCACCGCCCCTCTCCCGACGTTCCCTTCTCCAGGCCGCGGCCCTCGCCGCCGCCACCCCCGCGGTCGTCCGGGCCGGCGCCGGACCGGCCGTCGCCTCGGCCGCCGCGCCGGCCGCCTGGACGGTCCGGCCCTTCGCGCTCTCCGACGTGACGCTCGGCGCGGGCGTCTTCGCCGACAAACGGGAGTTGACGCTCGACCACGCCCGCGGCTACGACATCGACCGGCTGCTCCAGGTGTTCCGCGCCAACGCCGGGCTGCCCACCGGCGACGCGGTGGCCCCCGGCGGCTGGGAGGGCCTCGACGGCGAGGCGAACGGCAATCTGCGCGGCCACTACACCGGCCACTTCCTCACCATGCTGGCGCAGGCCTTCGCGAGCACCGGGGAGCGGGTGTTCGCCGAGAAGATCGGCGCGGCCGTCGGCGCGCTCACCGAGGCGCGCGCGGCCCTGCGCGCGGAGCCGGCCGTGCTGAGCGTGCCGGGGCCGTTCGGCGCCGCCGCGCAGCAGGGCCGCGGCTCCTACCAGTACGTCGACCTGCCCGCCGGTGTCCTCGGCGGGGCGTCCGCGGTCACCCTGGCCGCCTGGGTGAAGCCCACGCACGACGACGCCTGGGCCCGCGTCCTCGACTTCGGCGACGACACCATCCGCTACCTCTACCTCGCCGCCCGCAACGCGAACGGCGTGCCCCGCTTCGCCGTCACGACCGGCGGGGCCGGTGGCGAGCAGGGCATCGACGGCACGGCCGCGCTGCCCACGGACCGGTGGAGCCATCTCGCGGTGACCGTCGCGGACGGCACCGGGACGCTGTACGTCGACGGCACCGCCGTCGGCCGCAACACGGCGATGACCCTCACCCCGGCCGCCCTCGGCACCTTGGCGCACCACTGGCTCGGCCGCTCCCCCTACCCGGCCGACCCGGTCCTCGCGGGCGCCTTCGGCGGGTTCGACGTCTGGTCGCGGGCGCTGGGCGCGGACGAGGTGGCGGCGCTGCGGACGGCCCGCCCGGCCGACACCCCCGCGGGCCGCGGCGACCTGGCCTCGTACGCCTTCGACGAGACCGGTGGCGGCCGGTTCGCCGACGCGTCGGGCCGCGGCCTCGCCGCCACCCTGCGCCGCACCTGGGGCGGTCCGAGCCACCCCGGGTTCCTGGCCGCGTACCCGGAGACGCAGTTCATCCGGCTGGAGTCGATGACCGGCAGCGACTACACCACGGTGTGGGCGCCCTACTACACCGCCCACAAGATCCTGCGGGGGCTGCTCGACGCGCACACGGCGACGGACGACGACCGGGCGCTCGACCTGGCGTCCGGCATGGGCGACTGGATGTACGCGCGGCTGTCCGCGCTGCCCGCCGCGACCCTCCAGCGGATGTGGGGGATCTTCTCCAGCGGGGAGTTCGGCGGCATCGTGGAGGCGGTCTGCGATCTCCACGCGGTCACCGGGAAGGCCGAACACCTCGCGCTGGCCCGGCTGTTCGACCTCGACCGGCTGATCGACGCCTGCGCCGCGAACACCGACACCCTCGACGGACTCCACGCCAACCAGCACATACCGATCTTCACGGGCCTGGTCAGGCTGTACGACGAGACGGGCGAGCAGCGGTACCTCACCGCCGCGAGGAACTTCTGGGGCATGGTCGTCCCGACCCGCATGTACGGCATCGGCGGCACCAGCACCGGCGAGTTCTGGAAGGCCGCCGGGGTGATCGCGGGGACGATCGGGGCGACGACGGCCGAGACGTGCTGCGCCTACAACATGCTGAAGCTGAGCCGGGCCCTGTTCCTTCACGAGCAGAATCCGGCGTACATGGACTACTACGAGCGGGCCCTCTACAACCAGGTGCTCGGCTCCAAGCGGGACCTGGCGGACGCCGAGAAGCCGCTCGTCACGTACTTCATCGGGCTGTCGCCAGGACATGTGCGGGACTACACGCCGAAGCAGGGCACGACCTGCTGCGAGGGCACCGGTCTGGAGAACGCCACCAAGTACCAGGACTCGGTGTACTTCGCGCGGCCCGACGGCAGTGCCCTGTACGTCAACCTCTACAGCCCGTCCACGCTGCGCTGGGCGGAGCGGGGCGTGACGCTCACACAGACCACCGGCTTCCCGAACGAGCAGGGCAGCACGCTCACGGTCGGTGGCGAAGAGGCGGCGTTCGCCCTGCGGCTGCGGGTGCCGGGGTGGGCGACGTCCGGGTTCGGGGTCACGGTCAACGGCCGTGCGGTGCCCGGCGATCCGGCACCCGGGACGTACTTCGAGGTGTCACGGACCTGGCGTCCCGGCGACGTGGTCCGGGTCGCGATCCCGTTCGGACTGCGGGTGGAGAAGGCCCTCGACGACCCGTCGCTCCAGGCCCTGTTCCACGGCCCGGTGCTGCTGGTCGCCCGCGACCGGGCCACGGAGTACCTGGAGTTGGGGCTGTACCGCAACGCGGCGCTCTCCGGCGACCTGCTCCCCGGCTTCTCCCCCGTGCCCGGCGAGCCGCTCCATCTCAGGCTGGGCACAACGGAGTTCGCGCCGTTCTTCGAGGGCACGGAGGACCCGTCGCACGCCTACTTCCGGCGGACGGAACCGGCGGTGGTGTTCGGCACCGTCGACTCCGGGGTCGCCAACCCGGCCCGCGCGGACGGGACATCGCTGCTGGACGAGATCTGGTCCGGGGCGCCGTTCTGCACCAAGGCCGCGCTGGTGACCCGGGTCCGCGCGACGGTGGCCACCTGGGTCACGGCCGGGCTGCTCGGCGCGACGGACGGCCGGACGGTCGTGGCGACGGCGGAGCGGGCGAGGTTCGTGGCGTGAGACGCGCACCCGCGTGAGGAGCACGCGGAATGTGAGGAGCGCGCGCGGAACGTGAGGCGCGCGCGGAAGGTGAGGCGCGCGCGGCGCGCTCGGAACCTGCGGAGTGCTCGGAGCGTGAGGGGCGCGCGGGGCTCCGTGGCGTGCGTGGGCCCCCATGGCGTGCGTGGGCCCCCATGGCGTGCGCGGGCCTCCGTGGCATCCGCGCGGACCCCCATGGCGCGTGCGGGACGGAAGTGGACGCGGTCACGCATGTGGCGTGAGTGGCCCGGGTCGCTGAAGCGACGGGGCGGGCCCGCCGGCGCTACGAGCGGCGGCGCGGCTTGCCCCGGTTGCCGCCGCGCGCTCCCTTGCCGGACGCCGGCTTCGCCCTGGGCGTGGCCGGCTTCCTGCGGGCCGCCGGGTCCGGCCGCTTCTCCTTCGGCTGCGGCTCGGGCTGCTTGCGGCCCCGCGTGCTGTTGACCGTGCGGCCCCTGACGATGCCGATGAAGTCCTCGACCAGCTCGGTGGTCGCCTCCTCGGGCCAGGACAGGCCGACGCTCGACTGCGGGGCGTCGACGACGGTCCGGTAGGTGAGGTCCTTGCGGTGGTGCAGCCGGGCCAGGGACTGCGGGACGACGAGGAGGCCGATGCCCGCCGCGACCAGCTCGACGGCGTCGGCCGTGTCCGCGGGCCGCTCGAAGGCCGCCTCTCCCGGCGGGCCGTCCCAGTCGAGGACGTCGTCGAGGGGGTGCAGGACGACCTCGTCGGCGAGGTCCTCCAGGGTCACCTCGTCGGCCGCGGTGATCACGTGGTCCTTGGGCACCAGGACGACCGTCGTCTCGGTGTACAGCGGGATCGCGCTGAAGAACGTCCGGTCGACCGGCAGCCGTACGAATCCGGCGTCGGCGCCGCCCGCGCGCATCAGGTCGGACGCCTCGGCGTCCGGGACGGCGTGCAGGGTCAGCGGGACGTCGGGAAGGCGCTCGTGCCAGACCCGCACCCACTTGGCGGGGGTCACCCCCGGGACGTACGCGAGGCGGAACATCGGGGAGGTCTCGGAGCCAGTCACTCCGCCAGGTTACCGTCCGTGGTCGTGGGTCCCCCACATGGTCGATACCCTGGACGGTATGAAGTCGCACCAGACCACCCAGACGATGAAGCCCGCGACCGCGGCGAAGAAGCTCGGGGTGTACCTAGAGGCCACCCCCGCCGAATTCCGCGAGGGTGACGTCTCGCGCACCCGGCTCGCCGAGCTGCAGGCCGACCCGCCCGAGTGGCTGCGCGAGCTGCGGGCCAACGGTCCGCACCCCCGCCCGGTGGTGGCGTCCCGGCTTGGCATCTCCATCGCCGGTCTCGCCCGCGGCGGGGTCACCGAGCCCCTCACCACCGCGCAGATCGAGGCGCTGCGGGCGGAAGGGCCCGAGTGGCTGGCCAAGGAGCGCGCCACGCAGGCCGAGGTCCGCAAGGAGACCGTGCGGATCAAGAAGCGGAACGCGGAGCGGGCGGCGGAGGCCGACGGCCCGCGTTCCTGAGAACGCCCGCCGCACGCCGTCGCCCCTCCTGACCCGCCCGGGGTGCTGCGGATGACACGTCTGACGGCCCGTCACGACGAAGGTCACAGAAGCGTATCGGACATATCGTTCCCCAATCTTCACACGGGGAGCACAAGTTGGCTAAGTTGACGCTCGGGCCGCACGACTCACTCCGGCGATCTCCGCCGGGTCACGCGGCCTCCGCCGAGTCCGGCCCGCCCCCGTGGCAGCCGGAGCCGGGACCCGACCGACACGTGGGGTGAATCGGCCCGTCCGCCCTCCGGGGCAGGGCCGTAGGGCGTGCCTTCCGCATCTTCCCCGCCCGAACCCGACAGCCGGCCCGGCAGGCGGAGGACGGAAGGAGTACGGCGCCCATGACGACGACCGAGGAGGGGCCGAGTCGCGAAGAGGTGCGGCGGCGGGTGAACACCCTCTACGACCGCGCCGAGAGCGACACCGGCACCTTCAACGCCACCCGCGCGATGAGCACGGGGTCCCGGGGGCGCGGCGCCCAGGGCGGCGGCCGGGGCGTCAGCGACGCGGACCTCGAGAACGTCACCCGGCGACTGTTCGACCTGGCCCGTTCGTCGGTCGGTCCGACGCTCCCCGCGGTGCTGCCCGCCGACCGGATGCCGGCCAGACCCGCCCCGCGTCCGGGCCGCCCGGCCGAGCCCGGGGCGCTGGAGCCACGGCAGGAGCGGCCCGCGCTGCCCACCGCCCGCGCCGTCCCCGAACTCCCGGCGGCCGGTCCCGTCCCTGAGCTGACCGCGCGGGCCGTCGCCGCGCTGCCACCCGCCGCACCGGCCCCGGCGCCGACGGCGCTCGAAGCCGCGCCCCGGCCACCGGAACCGGCCACCGCGCCGACCGCGATCCTCCCGGCGATACCGGAGCCCCGCCGGGGGTCGGCCGCCGAGGCACTGCCTCCGGCCCTCACCCCGGCGCTGCCCGTCGCGCCGAGCCCGGCGGCTCCGACGTCACGGCAGCCGTCCCGGCAGGCCGCGCTGCGCGAGGCCAAGGAGGCCGGCCGGCACAAGGTGGCCGCCGCGCGTGAGCTGCTGACCCGGCAGCTCGCCCAGCGCACCGGGCCGATCCCTGTGACGGCACCCGCGCCCGCGCCGGCAGAGCGGACGCCGACCGGCCAGATGCCCTTCGGACCGCCCCAGGCCCAGCAGACGCCGTTCCCGCAGACCACGTTCCCGCAGCCCGAGATCCCGCAGACCACATTCACCCAGCCCCAGATCCCGCAGACCGCGTTCCCGCAGCCCCAGATCCCACAGACGGCACTCCTACCCCCGATCCCGCAGACCGCCGCCCCCCAGCCCCAGATCCCGCAAGCCGCGGCCCAGCAGCCGTCCTTCCCGTTCGCTCAGCCTGAACAGGCCCCGGCCCCCCAGCAGTCGTTCCTGCCCACCGAAACCCACCAGGACTTCCCGGCCCACCAGGGCTTCCCTGCCCAGCAAGACTTGCTCGCCCACCAGCATCACCAGGCTCAGCAGGAATTCCCGGCCCAGCAGGTTCAACCGCTCCAGCAGGCCCAACCTGCCTACCAGCCAGCCGCGTTCGTCTTCACCGACCCCCAACAGCAGCTCCCCGAGACGCCGTTCTACTTCGGCGATGGCCAACAGGTCCCTGCCCAGCCGCCCTTCGAGCCCGTCCCTTCGCCCTCGACTCCGTGGCCGCAGGCCGCCGAGCAGGCCAGGCGGGCCGCCGAGGAGGAGTGGCGGCTGCGGCAGCCGAGCGTCCTGGACACGGGCGTCGCC
The sequence above is a segment of the Streptomyces griseoviridis genome. Coding sequences within it:
- a CDS encoding HAD family hydrolase is translated as MSGLHGISVVFDLDGTLVDSEPNYYEAGRRTLAAHGVPDFSWAEHERYVGISTRETVALWKRAYGLTASVADLLADTDRRYLELAAAGTRVYPQMRAFVELLAAEEVPMAVASGSSRAAIGAILTGTGLDAYLRTTVSADEVARGKPAPDVFLEAARRLGAAPADCVVVEDADPGAAAARAAGMRCIAVPSVPAQADDPAFAAAGLLVRGGQRAFTAADAWEWLARRNG
- a CDS encoding LysR family substrate-binding domain-containing protein, which encodes MTGSETSPMFRLAYVPGVTPAKWVRVWHERLPDVPLTLHAVPDAEASDLMRAGGADAGFVRLPVDRTFFSAIPLYTETTVVLVPKDHVITAADEVTLEDLADEVVLHPLDDVLDWDGPPGEAAFERPADTADAVELVAAGIGLLVVPQSLARLHHRKDLTYRTVVDAPQSSVGLSWPEEATTELVEDFIGIVRGRTVNSTRGRKQPEPQPKEKRPDPAARRKPATPRAKPASGKGARGGNRGKPRRRS
- a CDS encoding NlpC/P60 family protein — translated: MTTTEEGPSREEVRRRVNTLYDRAESDTGTFNATRAMSTGSRGRGAQGGGRGVSDADLENVTRRLFDLARSSVGPTLPAVLPADRMPARPAPRPGRPAEPGALEPRQERPALPTARAVPELPAAGPVPELTARAVAALPPAAPAPAPTALEAAPRPPEPATAPTAILPAIPEPRRGSAAEALPPALTPALPVAPSPAAPTSRQPSRQAALREAKEAGRHKVAAARELLTRQLAQRTGPIPVTAPAPAPAERTPTGQMPFGPPQAQQTPFPQTTFPQPEIPQTTFTQPQIPQTAFPQPQIPQTALLPPIPQTAAPQPQIPQAAAQQPSFPFAQPEQAPAPQQSFLPTETHQDFPAHQGFPAQQDLLAHQHHQAQQEFPAQQVQPLQQAQPAYQPAAFVFTDPQQQLPETPFYFGDGQQVPAQPPFEPVPSPSTPWPQAAEQARRAAEEEWRLRQPSVLDTGVAPAAPTAPVRDAGIVTKADRAIAFARAQIGRPCVWGAAGPGSYDNGTLVQAAWRSAGVALPRLAHEQAGAGTIVPLAEARPGDLIFFHDNFSHVGLYTGNGQMIHAPGPGAAIREESAFYAGESALRIAVRPV
- a CDS encoding beta-L-arabinofuranosidase domain-containing protein, producing the protein MAPPLSRRSLLQAAALAAATPAVVRAGAGPAVASAAAPAAWTVRPFALSDVTLGAGVFADKRELTLDHARGYDIDRLLQVFRANAGLPTGDAVAPGGWEGLDGEANGNLRGHYTGHFLTMLAQAFASTGERVFAEKIGAAVGALTEARAALRAEPAVLSVPGPFGAAAQQGRGSYQYVDLPAGVLGGASAVTLAAWVKPTHDDAWARVLDFGDDTIRYLYLAARNANGVPRFAVTTGGAGGEQGIDGTAALPTDRWSHLAVTVADGTGTLYVDGTAVGRNTAMTLTPAALGTLAHHWLGRSPYPADPVLAGAFGGFDVWSRALGADEVAALRTARPADTPAGRGDLASYAFDETGGGRFADASGRGLAATLRRTWGGPSHPGFLAAYPETQFIRLESMTGSDYTTVWAPYYTAHKILRGLLDAHTATDDDRALDLASGMGDWMYARLSALPAATLQRMWGIFSSGEFGGIVEAVCDLHAVTGKAEHLALARLFDLDRLIDACAANTDTLDGLHANQHIPIFTGLVRLYDETGEQRYLTAARNFWGMVVPTRMYGIGGTSTGEFWKAAGVIAGTIGATTAETCCAYNMLKLSRALFLHEQNPAYMDYYERALYNQVLGSKRDLADAEKPLVTYFIGLSPGHVRDYTPKQGTTCCEGTGLENATKYQDSVYFARPDGSALYVNLYSPSTLRWAERGVTLTQTTGFPNEQGSTLTVGGEEAAFALRLRVPGWATSGFGVTVNGRAVPGDPAPGTYFEVSRTWRPGDVVRVAIPFGLRVEKALDDPSLQALFHGPVLLVARDRATEYLELGLYRNAALSGDLLPGFSPVPGEPLHLRLGTTEFAPFFEGTEDPSHAYFRRTEPAVVFGTVDSGVANPARADGTSLLDEIWSGAPFCTKAALVTRVRATVATWVTAGLLGATDGRTVVATAERARFVA
- a CDS encoding DUF5997 family protein, yielding MKSHQTTQTMKPATAAKKLGVYLEATPAEFREGDVSRTRLAELQADPPEWLRELRANGPHPRPVVASRLGISIAGLARGGVTEPLTTAQIEALRAEGPEWLAKERATQAEVRKETVRIKKRNAERAAEADGPRS